From the genome of Candidatus Tanganyikabacteria bacterium:
GGCTCATGCCCTGTACACCGGGGAGCCGGGTGGTCTCGCAGGTCGCGCTCCACCCTGGGCACCGCAGAGGAACCCTGGGGTTGCGGTCATTACGGTGAAGGTGGGGGAATCGTCGGCGACTCAGACCCCCTCCCCGCGAGACCCTTGCTCTCGATCTCGGAGATCAGCGACATTGCCTCCTGAACCCCTTCCGGATCGCCCGCTGACTCGAACATCGCCGCGGCGCGCCTTGCCAGGGATAGGGCACGAGTATCGTCATCCCCCTCTTCACCTCGTGCCGAGAGGAGCACGGCTTGGGCTGCTCCCACGTGATCCCCGAATTCGGTGCAGACGTGTTCGAGCTCCAGGACGGCCTCTTGCGCTCCGGCCTCGTCGCCAAGGGCGGCACGGGCCCAGATCTTTGCTTCTACGGTTCCCTTCAGGTGCTCGACGTCTCCAATGGCACGGCAGGCGGACTCGCACTCCTCCAGGAGCTCGAGCGTTCCCCGGAAGTCGCTCTGGTGTTGTCGGATTCCGGCCAGTCTCCACAGGGCAGAGATGAAGGTGTCGGCACGGGAAGCCTCGTTCCGGCACATCGCGATGATCGGCTCCAGGTAAGCTCTGGCACCTTCCAGGTCGTCAGAGTCGACCAGGCAGTCGGCGATGACCGTGCCCAGCAGGAGGTGCATATCCTCCTGGCCGTCATCAAGGAGCAGCCCGGCCGCCTCCTCCAGGGGGCCTCTGGCCTCCGCCAGCCTGCCTGCCCCGTAGTGAATGGACCCCTGATGGTACAGGCAAGTTGCCAGGGGGCCGGCGGCGCCGAGTGCCCGGCAGAGGGGCTCTTGCTCAGCCAGGATCTTCAGGGTCCGATCCGGATCCGAGACCTTCAGCAGCCGGGCCTGGTCGCCCAGGGTTTCCATCAGGCCCTTGGTGTCGCAAAACTCCCGGCAGATCCGTTCCTTTTCGGCCAGCCGCTCCAGAGCACCTGGCGTGTCTCCGAGTTCGTCGAGGCAGCGCGCCAAGTCGGAGATGGCTACGGCCAGGAGCTCGGGACTCTTGATAGACCGGGCAATCGATTCAACTTCAGTGCCCTTCTTCAAGGCCTCGAGGAATGCCCCTTGCTTCCGGAGGATGGCAGCCTGTCCCCCGATGGCCAGGGCCAATTCCCTCTGGCTGCCCAGATCGCGGTAGAGCCTCTCGGCCTCCTGGTGAAGCTCCATCGCCCAATCGAGGTCGCCATTCGAGCTATGGACGCATCCCTGGTTGTGCAGGCAAAGGGCCAGGCGGGTCAGGCTTCCGATCTCCCGGCAGAGTTCCTCTTCGCGCCGATGGATGGCCAGGGCGGTCTCAGGATCGCCGAGTTGGAAATGGATGTTTGCCTGATTGCCCAGACACGTGGGAATCCGCTGGGTGGAGCCGCTATGGCGGTAAAGTTCCTCTGCCTCGAGCTGGATGGCGAGGGCCCTCCTGAGATCGCCTCGTCTGGCCAGGATTAAACCCCGGTTCCCCAGGCATGCCCCGAGCTCCGCCTCGTTGCCGAGATCGCGGCAGATGCTCTCGGCCACCTGGAGAAGCTCCAATGCCTCGTCGAGGTGCCCAAGTTCCATCGCGGCAATCGCCCTCTGCCGCTTGGCGGCTTGAAGATGCCCGCGATCCTCCGTCTCGCGGCTCAGCGCCTCGTAACGATCGCAGACCTCGATGGCCTCGTCCAATCGACTCCACTCGAGGAGGATCTGGGTCTTCATGGACAGGCAGTCCAGGAGCTCGTCGCGCAGCCCCGCAGACTCGCACAGCGCCTCTCGCTCGAGGACCAAGGTCATGGCCCGCGCGATGGCTCCCGAATTGAAGAGGATGGTGCTCCCTTGGGCCCAGCAGTCGGCCGCCACCTTCATCATGCCGAGATCGCGGCAAATCCGCCCGGCTTCGACAAACCTCGAAGCAGCTCCAACCAGATCTCCGGAAACCACGAGGGCGCTAGCCTGATTGCGCAGCGAGCCCTGGAGGCCATCAAGATCGCCCAGTTGGCGACAGACCTCCTCTTCGCGAGCGAGGATCCGCAATGCTCCCTGGTGGTCGCCGCGGGCGGACAAGATCGCTCCCTTGTTCCCCAGGACAGCCTGCAGGCCCCCAGGATTTCCGATATCCTCGCAGAGCGCTTCGGCCTCGGTGCAGACCAACCAGGCGGCGTCAAGATCGTCAAGTTCAAGGAGCACGGCGCCCTGGTTCGAAAGGCATCCCTCCAACAAGGTCTTGTCGCCGATATCCCTGCTCAGGCCTTCGGCGGACAGGAGAAGGGAAAGGGCCTCATCCAGGCGCCCGAGTCTGTAGAGGGCGATGGCCGCGTTGACCATTGCGCCGCATAGGTCGCGGTTCAGCCCGAACGTCCGGCAGATCTCAGCCTCTGCGAGCCAGGCGGCCAGCGCATCTTCCGGAAGACCCTTCGCGTTGAAGCTGAGCGCCAGAGTTCGCAGACACTCGAGCCTGGCGCCCGGGTTACCAACCGTCGAAGCAATCCGTTCCAGGTCCCGTAGCAGCCCGATCACGTCCGGCGGTTCGTCTCCCGACCCGAGAGAGGCCAGGATGGCGCGACATGTCGTGGCGGCCTCTCTCTGTCCCTGGGTCGAAGCCTCGTTCTCAAGAAACGATGCGATCTTCTGGATCTGGTCACTTTCCCGCTCAGTCGTCACAGCCCCCTCGCTTCGCGCGTTCTCCTTGACCTCGTACCCACAAGTCTGATCCGGCCCTGGATACCGGCCCGGCTCCGGGTCCCGGTCGGCCGCCTGTTGCTTCTGCCCCTCCGATTCTGCCAGAGCGGCTGGCGATTTGCATGACCGGTCGGCGACGACGCCACGCGGCCCCGAAGAACCGCTTCGCAGTCACGGTCTCGAACTTGCCTGCCGCCTGGCCCAGCGGGAGCCGGCTGGATTCGCGGATGAAAGATAGGTAAGCTCGAAAGGGTCGGCAGCCCAGCATGTTTGCCTGACACTGGTTTGGACTCGATAGGACCTCGAATCTTCTGGCGAGCGTTCAGGTGATAGGATCACGGAGCGCATCCGCATCATTTCGTGTTCGCTAGTGCCGGCAGTCATCGCGAAAGAGCAAAGTCGGCGCCTCGGAGTTGAAG
Proteins encoded in this window:
- a CDS encoding tetratricopeptide repeat protein: MTTERESDQIQKIASFLENEASTQGQREAATTCRAILASLGSGDEPPDVIGLLRDLERIASTVGNPGARLECLRTLALSFNAKGLPEDALAAWLAEAEICRTFGLNRDLCGAMVNAAIALYRLGRLDEALSLLLSAEGLSRDIGDKTLLEGCLSNQGAVLLELDDLDAAWLVCTEAEALCEDIGNPGGLQAVLGNKGAILSARGDHQGALRILAREEEVCRQLGDLDGLQGSLRNQASALVVSGDLVGAASRFVEAGRICRDLGMMKVAADCWAQGSTILFNSGAIARAMTLVLEREALCESAGLRDELLDCLSMKTQILLEWSRLDEAIEVCDRYEALSRETEDRGHLQAAKRQRAIAAMELGHLDEALELLQVAESICRDLGNEAELGACLGNRGLILARRGDLRRALAIQLEAEELYRHSGSTQRIPTCLGNQANIHFQLGDPETALAIHRREEELCREIGSLTRLALCLHNQGCVHSSNGDLDWAMELHQEAERLYRDLGSQRELALAIGGQAAILRKQGAFLEALKKGTEVESIARSIKSPELLAVAISDLARCLDELGDTPGALERLAEKERICREFCDTKGLMETLGDQARLLKVSDPDRTLKILAEQEPLCRALGAAGPLATCLYHQGSIHYGAGRLAEARGPLEEAAGLLLDDGQEDMHLLLGTVIADCLVDSDDLEGARAYLEPIIAMCRNEASRADTFISALWRLAGIRQHQSDFRGTLELLEECESACRAIGDVEHLKGTVEAKIWARAALGDEAGAQEAVLELEHVCTEFGDHVGAAQAVLLSARGEEGDDDTRALSLARRAAAMFESAGDPEGVQEAMSLISEIESKGLAGRGSESPTIPPPSP